In the genome of Photobacterium sp. TLY01, one region contains:
- a CDS encoding cytochrome oxidase, with translation MRKHINLVLLLLLFVLPVVVAKLVLDNHWYQGGAINRGQLLDEPVVTDWLGMRGKWQLVYLLPEACDARCQGALFNLRQVPQAMGAEQERIVSLVLVSGQGDTGLPSAEQVQAGGSTVLAAPDLVLAQIRALEFGAQAIYISDPQGNVMLAYPLVEGQTQVLAQGKDMLRDLKRLLKVSKIG, from the coding sequence ATGAGAAAACACATCAATTTAGTGCTGTTGTTACTCTTGTTTGTGCTGCCTGTGGTGGTGGCCAAACTGGTGCTGGACAACCACTGGTATCAGGGGGGAGCCATCAATCGGGGACAGTTGCTGGATGAGCCTGTGGTCACCGACTGGCTGGGGATGCGTGGCAAATGGCAACTGGTCTATCTGCTGCCCGAAGCATGTGATGCCCGTTGTCAGGGAGCCTTGTTTAATTTGCGTCAGGTGCCTCAGGCCATGGGCGCCGAGCAGGAGCGGATTGTCAGTCTGGTGCTGGTCTCAGGTCAGGGTGATACAGGCTTGCCTTCGGCAGAGCAGGTGCAGGCCGGCGGCAGTACAGTACTGGCCGCACCGGATCTTGTCCTTGCTCAGATCCGTGCATTGGAATTCGGTGCCCAGGCCATTTATATCTCAGATCCGCAGGGCAATGTCATGCTGGCTTATCCTCTGGTGGAAGGCCAGACCCAGGTCCTGGCTCAGGGGAAAGACATGCTGAGGGATCTCAAACGTTTACTGAAAGTTTCCAAAATAGGCTGA
- a CDS encoding heme A synthase: MFSMASSRSRQTDRRFTWLVGLTLLLSVAVIALGAYTRLTEAGLGCPDWPGCYGFMTVPKTDAQHALAQQAFPDHPVEVHKAWNEMLHRYMAGALGLLIVALNVVARRRDDRPHRLPLVLLALVVFQALLGMWTVTMSLKPVIVMGHLLGGFTTASLLLVLWLRMLARDRERPAPAVASSPQLLRVRRLAVAGLIVVAVQIALGGWTAANYAAVVCTQLPVCEVDWVSKFDIRAFEPWQPGFQTYQYGVLNFDQRVSIHAAHRIGAMLTTLVILLLIWRLWQIGWRRYAAVILALLSVQIALGVTNVLASLPLPVAVAHNLGGLSLLLSVLAANWALFTAPSAAMIRRAARITRVKTVRHALIQAQADTQGRQTHFGRMTPKSG; the protein is encoded by the coding sequence ATGTTCTCAATGGCTTCTTCCCGTTCCCGGCAGACCGACCGGCGCTTTACCTGGCTGGTTGGACTGACGCTCTTATTATCCGTTGCTGTCATCGCCCTGGGAGCCTATACCCGGCTGACAGAAGCCGGGCTGGGTTGTCCGGACTGGCCCGGATGCTATGGTTTCATGACCGTCCCCAAAACGGACGCGCAGCATGCACTGGCCCAGCAGGCGTTTCCGGATCACCCGGTAGAAGTGCATAAGGCCTGGAATGAAATGCTCCACCGCTATATGGCCGGTGCGCTCGGGCTGCTGATTGTGGCCCTGAATGTGGTGGCCCGTCGCCGTGATGACAGGCCGCACCGCTTACCTCTGGTGCTGCTGGCGCTTGTGGTGTTCCAGGCGCTGCTGGGGATGTGGACTGTCACCATGTCGCTCAAGCCGGTGATCGTAATGGGCCACCTGCTGGGCGGTTTTACTACGGCCAGCCTGTTGCTGGTGCTCTGGTTGCGGATGTTGGCGAGAGACAGAGAACGGCCAGCGCCAGCGGTTGCCTCATCGCCTCAGTTGCTCAGGGTCAGGCGCTTAGCCGTGGCCGGACTGATCGTGGTGGCGGTGCAGATTGCACTGGGCGGCTGGACCGCAGCCAACTATGCTGCGGTGGTGTGTACTCAGCTGCCTGTCTGTGAAGTGGATTGGGTGAGCAAATTCGATATCAGGGCGTTTGAACCCTGGCAGCCGGGTTTTCAGACCTATCAGTATGGTGTGCTGAATTTTGACCAGCGGGTCTCAATTCATGCCGCGCACCGCATCGGCGCTATGCTGACAACCCTGGTGATCCTGCTACTGATCTGGCGGCTGTGGCAGATCGGCTGGCGACGCTACGCTGCAGTGATATTGGCACTGCTCTCGGTGCAGATCGCCCTGGGGGTGACGAATGTACTGGCCAGCCTGCCACTGCCCGTGGCTGTGGCTCATAATCTGGGGGGATTGAGTTTACTGCTCAGCGTACTGGCGGCGAACTGGGCGTTGTTTACGGCTCCCTCCGCAGCCATGATCCGTCGGGCTGCACGGATTACGCGAGTGAAAACCGTCCGCCATGCCCTGATTCAGGCGCAGGCAGACACACAGGGAAGGCAAACGCATTTTGGCCGGATGACACCCAAGTCAGGCTAA
- the cyoE gene encoding heme o synthase — protein MMTKPKVVAMLLLTALVGMCLAVPGIPPIKAVVLGLLGIGLQSASAAAFNHVLDRQLDAQMARTHHRPLARGRVPTVNAVIFATVLMIVGFALLWQLNPLTAWLTLASLVGYALVYTVWLKHATPQNIVIGGLAGAAPPLLGWAAVTGQFDPHALLLVMLVFAWTPPHFWALAIHRRDDYAKADIPMLPVTHGIAFTKTMVLLYTLILTLIGLLPWLTGMSGALYLAGSLALNLGFVGYAVKLKFADEPGHAWATFKFSIWHLLGLFVVLLADHWLGILLA, from the coding sequence ATGATGACTAAACCCAAAGTCGTGGCCATGCTGCTGCTGACGGCGCTGGTGGGCATGTGTCTGGCAGTCCCGGGGATCCCTCCGATAAAAGCCGTGGTGTTGGGGTTACTGGGAATCGGCTTGCAGTCCGCGTCTGCCGCGGCCTTTAATCATGTGCTCGACCGGCAATTGGATGCCCAAATGGCCCGCACCCATCACAGGCCTCTGGCGCGCGGGCGGGTACCGACTGTGAACGCAGTGATTTTCGCTACTGTGCTGATGATTGTGGGTTTTGCTCTGTTGTGGCAGCTGAACCCGCTGACGGCCTGGCTGACGCTGGCCAGTCTGGTCGGTTATGCGCTGGTTTACACGGTGTGGCTCAAGCATGCCACGCCACAGAATATCGTGATCGGTGGTCTGGCCGGCGCCGCGCCGCCTTTGCTCGGCTGGGCCGCTGTGACCGGCCAGTTTGATCCGCATGCCCTGTTACTGGTGATGCTGGTCTTTGCCTGGACACCGCCACATTTCTGGGCGCTGGCGATACATCGCCGCGATGATTATGCCAAGGCCGACATTCCCATGTTGCCGGTGACGCACGGCATTGCCTTTACCAAAACCATGGTTCTGCTTTATACCCTGATTCTGACGCTGATCGGCCTGTTGCCCTGGCTGACAGGTATGAGCGGGGCGCTGTATCTGGCGGGCAGCCTGGCGCTGAATCTGGGCTTTGTCGGTTATGCGGTGAAGCTTAAGTTTGCCGATGAACCTGGCCATGCCTGGGCGACCTTCAAGTTTTCAATCTGGCACCTGCTGGGGCTGTTTGTCGTGCTGCTGGCTGACCACTGGCTGGGCATATTGCTGGCCTGA
- the dinF gene encoding MATE family efflux transporter DinF: MLAALKDISLHRQVFALALPMVLSNITVPLLGLVDAAVIGHLEHAWYLGGVAVGGTMISVTFWLLGFLRMATTGLCAQAYGASNRSSQATVLLQGIALAWGLAALLILSHGLIADAVFSVSDASDAVKTYADQYYSIRIWGAPAALANFVIMGWLLGSQNARLPMWLLIITNSINILLDVLFVLGLGWQVAGAAAASVIAEYSGMILGLYFVACQWKRLNLPPWRDQLSQVGQGMGRLLRLNRDIFLRSLCLQLAFSFMTFQGASLGDNVVAANAVLMSFLMLVSYGMDGFAYAMEAMVGKAIGARNREALSRTLISTTFWSVVIAVLMTLAFALFGDAIIALISDIPAVQREVSRYLPWLAAVPLVAMWCFLLDGIFIGATRGREMRNSMFIATCCFFLIWLLLSPFGNHALWAAMLGFLAIRGLSLAAIFAYQWQKNIFLEEACSNK, from the coding sequence GTGCTGGCCGCATTAAAAGATATCTCCCTCCACCGCCAGGTCTTTGCCCTGGCGCTTCCTATGGTGCTGTCCAATATCACTGTCCCTTTGCTGGGGCTGGTGGACGCGGCTGTGATCGGCCATCTTGAGCATGCCTGGTATCTGGGGGGCGTGGCGGTTGGCGGCACCATGATCAGCGTAACCTTCTGGCTGCTCGGCTTTCTGCGTATGGCAACCACCGGGCTGTGCGCGCAGGCTTACGGCGCTAGTAATCGATCTTCGCAGGCGACTGTACTCCTGCAGGGCATCGCGCTGGCTTGGGGGCTGGCGGCGCTGCTGATCCTCAGCCATGGCCTGATCGCGGATGCGGTGTTTTCTGTCAGCGATGCCAGTGACGCTGTGAAAACTTACGCAGATCAATATTACTCGATTCGTATCTGGGGGGCGCCGGCGGCCCTGGCCAATTTTGTCATTATGGGCTGGCTGCTGGGCAGTCAGAATGCCCGGCTGCCCATGTGGCTGCTGATCATCACCAACAGCATCAATATCCTGCTCGATGTCCTGTTTGTGCTGGGGCTGGGCTGGCAGGTGGCCGGTGCGGCCGCCGCCTCTGTGATCGCCGAATACAGCGGCATGATACTGGGTCTGTATTTTGTGGCCTGCCAGTGGAAAAGACTGAATCTGCCGCCCTGGCGAGACCAGCTTAGCCAGGTCGGGCAGGGCATGGGGCGCTTGTTGCGCCTGAATCGGGATATTTTCCTGCGCAGCTTATGCCTGCAGCTGGCGTTCAGCTTTATGACGTTTCAGGGCGCCAGCTTGGGGGATAACGTGGTGGCTGCCAATGCGGTGTTGATGAGTTTCCTGATGCTGGTGTCCTATGGGATGGACGGCTTTGCCTATGCCATGGAAGCCATGGTGGGCAAAGCCATCGGTGCCAGAAACCGTGAAGCCCTGAGCCGGACGCTGATCAGCACCACGTTCTGGAGTGTGGTGATTGCTGTGCTGATGACGCTGGCCTTTGCGCTGTTCGGCGATGCGATTATCGCTCTGATCTCGGATATCCCAGCCGTGCAGCGCGAAGTAAGTCGTTATCTGCCCTGGCTGGCGGCTGTGCCTCTGGTGGCGATGTGGTGTTTTCTGCTGGATGGCATTTTTATCGGCGCGACCCGGGGCAGAGAAATGCGCAACAGCATGTTTATCGCAACCTGCTGTTTTTTCCTGATATGGCTGCTGTTGAGTCCGTTTGGCAATCATGCGCTATGGGCGGCAATGTTAGGTTTTCTGGCCATCCGAGGACTTTCGTTAGCGGCTATTTTTGCGTATCAATGGCAAAAAAATATTTTTCTTGAAGAGGCCTGTTCTAACAAATAG
- a CDS encoding 3D domain-containing protein: MKQKIGVFLLLFMGLGWCFNASAVAPGAKVRVTATAYNSVPAQTDSSPSIAAWGDRLKPGMKAIAVSRDLLKMGLKHGSKVKISGLPGEYVVLDKMHHRWSKKIDIYMGRDVRAAKNWGRRAVTITVLKA; the protein is encoded by the coding sequence ATGAAACAAAAAATCGGTGTTTTTTTATTGCTTTTTATGGGTTTAGGATGGTGTTTTAATGCTAGTGCAGTGGCTCCGGGCGCCAAAGTTCGGGTGACAGCAACGGCGTATAATTCCGTACCCGCCCAGACCGACAGCAGCCCTTCGATTGCTGCCTGGGGAGACAGACTAAAGCCGGGAATGAAGGCAATCGCAGTATCTCGAGACCTTTTGAAAATGGGCCTCAAACACGGCTCTAAAGTGAAAATCTCAGGCCTGCCTGGTGAGTATGTGGTGCTGGATAAGATGCATCACCGCTGGTCAAAGAAAATTGATATTTACATGGGCCGGGATGTCCGGGCCGCGAAAAACTGGGGCCGACGCGCTGTGACCATCACAGTACTAAAAGCCTGA
- the nfuA gene encoding Fe-S biogenesis protein NfuA — translation MITISENAQQHFVKLLAQQPEGTNIRVFVVNPGTPNAECGVSYCPPEAVEASDTEIQLGLFSAYIDELSLPFLADAEIDFVTDKMGSQLTLKAPNAKVRKVSDDAPLMERVDYMIQTQVNPQLAGHGGHVSLSEITEDGIAILQFGGGCNGCSMVDVTLKEGIEKQLLAEFEGELKGVRDVTEHARGDHSYY, via the coding sequence ATGATTACTATTTCAGAAAATGCACAGCAGCATTTCGTTAAGCTGCTGGCCCAGCAGCCGGAAGGCACTAACATCCGTGTCTTCGTGGTTAACCCGGGTACCCCCAATGCTGAGTGCGGCGTGTCTTATTGCCCGCCGGAAGCCGTAGAAGCCAGTGACACCGAGATTCAACTCGGTCTGTTCTCTGCTTATATTGATGAGCTGAGCCTGCCCTTCCTGGCCGACGCTGAGATTGATTTTGTTACCGACAAAATGGGTTCACAGCTGACACTGAAAGCCCCGAACGCCAAAGTCCGTAAAGTGTCTGACGATGCACCACTGATGGAGCGCGTGGATTACATGATTCAGACCCAGGTTAACCCTCAGCTGGCCGGTCACGGCGGTCATGTATCCCTGTCTGAAATCACGGAAGATGGTATCGCGATTCTGCAGTTCGGCGGTGGCTGTAACGGCTGTTCTATGGTGGATGTGACCCTCAAAGAAGGGATTGAAAAGCAATTGCTGGCCGAATTTGAAGGTGAGCTGAAAGGGGTTCGTGATGTAACTGAGCACGCCCGCGGCGATCATTCCTACTACTGA
- a CDS encoding ComF family protein, giving the protein MAVRSIFRWPNQRCALCRLPLRDSDHYWCHHCLTSLPTPPYCRRCGATTLESVSHCGYCLRQPPPWDRLVRLGEYGFPLNRLVQQYKFQGKFWLRQPLAGLLAEQITEPAPLLLPVPLHPWRRLIRGFNQSALLADALAEITGSESDHRVLHRTQWARPQHQLSRKARLQNLRQAFILNNNRVWPDHVAIVDDVVTTGSTVSVLSQLLRKQQVARIDVYCLAFTPHDR; this is encoded by the coding sequence GTGGCTGTAAGATCAATCTTTCGTTGGCCAAACCAGCGATGTGCCTTGTGCCGTTTACCGCTGCGTGACAGTGATCACTACTGGTGTCACCACTGTCTGACCAGCCTGCCTACGCCGCCTTATTGCCGGCGCTGCGGCGCCACCACACTGGAATCCGTCAGCCATTGCGGCTACTGTCTGCGCCAGCCGCCGCCCTGGGATCGGCTGGTGCGCCTCGGGGAATATGGCTTTCCGCTCAATCGGCTGGTTCAGCAATACAAGTTTCAGGGGAAGTTCTGGCTCCGCCAGCCACTGGCCGGTTTATTAGCCGAGCAAATCACTGAGCCGGCTCCGCTGCTGCTGCCTGTACCGCTGCATCCCTGGCGCCGGCTGATCCGCGGATTTAATCAAAGTGCGCTGTTGGCGGACGCCCTGGCAGAGATCACAGGGAGCGAGAGCGATCACCGGGTGCTGCACCGGACCCAATGGGCCCGGCCGCAGCATCAGCTCTCAAGAAAAGCCCGCCTGCAGAATCTCCGGCAGGCATTTATACTTAATAACAACAGGGTGTGGCCGGATCACGTCGCCATCGTTGATGATGTGGTGACCACCGGCAGTACCGTCTCTGTGTTGTCTCAGCTGCTCAGGAAGCAGCAGGTCGCCCGGATTGATGTCTACTGTCTGGCCTTTACACCCCATGATCGCTGA
- the bioH gene encoding pimeloyl-ACP methyl ester esterase BioH, protein MTASVYWQAFGQDPAQGSDLVLIHGWGMNGAVWQHLVPHLEAQYRVHVVDMPGYGYSAGVGAQSVEAMAQALLADAPEQAIWLGWSLGGLVAKQAALQAPDRVSKLITVASSPRFAAMDSWRGIQPQVLSDFRQQLSDDFSLTVERFMALQAMGSPSARQDIKLLKQAVLSRPQPSPDALAAGLEMLADVDLRRQLAQIQQPWLRLYGRLDGLVPVKVASDMDKLAPQSEKVVFPKASHAPFISHPQDFLQVLQSFIDGNVPAARATEATEILK, encoded by the coding sequence ATGACGGCATCTGTCTACTGGCAAGCATTTGGTCAGGACCCGGCTCAGGGTTCCGATCTGGTTCTCATTCATGGCTGGGGCATGAATGGTGCCGTCTGGCAGCATCTGGTGCCACATCTGGAAGCGCAATACCGGGTGCATGTCGTTGACATGCCGGGCTATGGTTACAGCGCCGGTGTCGGAGCGCAGTCGGTCGAAGCCATGGCGCAAGCCTTGCTGGCTGACGCGCCGGAGCAAGCGATCTGGCTGGGCTGGTCGCTGGGTGGACTGGTGGCCAAGCAGGCGGCGCTGCAGGCGCCCGATCGGGTCAGCAAGTTGATCACTGTGGCCAGTTCGCCGCGTTTTGCCGCGATGGACAGCTGGCGCGGCATCCAGCCTCAGGTGCTGAGTGATTTCCGGCAACAGCTCAGTGACGATTTCAGCCTGACGGTGGAGCGCTTCATGGCGCTGCAGGCCATGGGCAGCCCGAGTGCACGGCAGGACATTAAGTTACTCAAGCAGGCCGTGCTGTCGCGTCCTCAGCCTTCACCGGACGCGCTGGCTGCCGGTCTGGAGATGCTGGCGGATGTGGATTTGCGTCGGCAGCTTGCTCAGATCCAACAGCCCTGGCTACGCCTGTATGGCCGGCTTGACGGGTTGGTGCCGGTAAAAGTCGCCAGCGACATGGACAAACTGGCACCGCAGTCAGAGAAAGTCGTTTTTCCGAAAGCGTCCCATGCGCCTTTCATTTCTCACCCACAGGACTTTCTGCAGGTATTACAGTCGTTTATTGACGGTAACGTTCCGGCTGCCCGGGCGACTGAAGCGACAGAAATATTAAAGTAA
- a CDS encoding Tex family protein, with amino-acid sequence MTASIHHLIASELNVKTQQVAAAVALLDDGNTVPFIARYRKEVTDGLDDTQLRNLESRLGYLRELEDRRQVILKSISEQDKLTPELKAEILSADSKTRLEDLYLPYKPKRRTKGQIAIEAGLEPLADLLWSQPDHDPEATAASYVSADKGVADTKAALDGARAILMERFAEDAALLDKIRRHLQSNAELTARVVEGKEQEGAKFKDYFEHNEKLTQVPSHRALAMFRGRNEGVLQLALNADPNQEEGVRGSYCEVIIADHYGVNLGTKPADSWRKQVISWAWRIKILMHMETELMAALREKAEDGAMQVFADNLKDLLMAAPAGPRMTLALDPGLRTGCKVAVIDSTGKLVDTATIYPHQPQKQVAQSAATVLALLKKHNVDLIAIGNGTASRETDSFVAQLLKDSNLKIQSVMVSEAGASVYSASELAANEFPNLDVSLRGAVSIGRRLQDPLAELVKIDPKSIGVGQYQHDVSQNNLAKRLDAVVEDCVNAVGVDVNTASPALLTRVAGLTPAIASNIVAYRDEHGRFDARTTLKKVSRLGPKAFEQCAGFLRIMNGKNPLDASAVHPESYDVVKAIAAKNGKPLDALIGNSEFLRGLKAADYTTAEVGLPTVTDIIRELDKPGRDPRPEFKTATFAEGIHEVKDLVPGMVLEGVITNVTNFGAFVDVGVHQDGLVHISALSDKFISDPREVVKAGDVVKVKVMEVDLQRKRIALSMRLSDEPGQEASHKPQGGQRQGDQTRRAPRQQRDRQPDNNAMGGAFAAAFAKAKK; translated from the coding sequence ATGACCGCGAGTATCCATCACCTGATTGCGTCTGAACTGAACGTCAAAACGCAGCAGGTTGCCGCAGCCGTGGCGCTACTCGATGACGGCAACACCGTCCCCTTTATTGCCCGTTACCGTAAAGAAGTGACCGACGGGCTGGACGATACCCAACTGCGTAATCTGGAGTCCCGCCTGGGCTACCTGCGCGAGCTGGAAGACCGCCGTCAGGTGATCCTCAAATCCATTTCCGAGCAGGACAAACTGACGCCTGAGCTGAAAGCTGAAATCTTATCCGCCGACAGCAAAACCCGTCTGGAAGACTTGTACCTGCCGTATAAACCCAAGCGCCGCACCAAGGGCCAGATTGCGATTGAAGCCGGTCTGGAGCCGCTGGCAGATCTGCTGTGGTCACAACCCGACCACGATCCGGAAGCCACTGCGGCAAGCTATGTGTCCGCCGACAAAGGGGTCGCCGATACCAAAGCGGCCCTGGACGGCGCGCGCGCCATTCTGATGGAACGTTTTGCCGAAGACGCCGCCCTGCTGGATAAAATCCGCCGCCACCTGCAGAGCAATGCCGAACTGACCGCCCGCGTGGTGGAGGGCAAAGAGCAGGAAGGGGCGAAATTCAAAGACTACTTCGAGCACAACGAGAAACTGACTCAGGTGCCGTCACACCGGGCGCTGGCGATGTTCCGCGGCCGCAATGAAGGTGTGCTGCAACTGGCACTCAATGCGGATCCGAATCAGGAAGAAGGCGTGCGCGGCTCTTACTGTGAAGTCATCATTGCCGATCACTATGGCGTGAACCTGGGCACTAAACCGGCAGACAGCTGGCGCAAGCAGGTGATCAGCTGGGCCTGGCGCATCAAGATTCTGATGCACATGGAAACCGAGTTGATGGCCGCCCTGCGTGAGAAAGCCGAAGACGGCGCGATGCAGGTGTTTGCCGATAACCTGAAAGATCTGCTGATGGCTGCCCCTGCCGGACCGCGCATGACACTGGCGCTCGATCCGGGCCTGCGTACCGGGTGTAAAGTGGCCGTTATCGACAGCACAGGTAAGCTGGTCGATACCGCCACCATTTATCCGCACCAGCCGCAAAAACAGGTGGCCCAGTCCGCCGCCACTGTGCTGGCACTGCTGAAAAAACATAACGTTGATCTGATTGCAATCGGTAACGGGACTGCTTCACGTGAAACTGACAGCTTTGTGGCGCAGCTGCTCAAAGACAGCAATCTGAAGATTCAGAGCGTGATGGTCAGTGAAGCGGGTGCCTCTGTGTATTCCGCCTCTGAACTGGCGGCCAACGAGTTCCCGAATCTCGATGTGTCGCTGCGTGGTGCGGTTTCCATCGGCCGTCGCCTGCAGGATCCGCTGGCAGAACTGGTAAAAATCGATCCCAAATCCATCGGTGTGGGCCAGTATCAGCACGATGTCAGCCAGAACAATCTGGCCAAGCGTCTGGATGCCGTGGTGGAAGACTGTGTAAACGCCGTTGGTGTGGACGTCAATACCGCCTCGCCTGCCCTGCTGACCCGCGTAGCCGGTCTGACGCCGGCAATTGCCAGCAACATCGTGGCCTACCGTGACGAACATGGTCGCTTTGATGCCCGCACCACACTGAAAAAAGTGTCGCGTCTGGGGCCGAAGGCTTTTGAGCAGTGTGCCGGTTTCCTGCGGATCATGAACGGTAAAAACCCGCTGGATGCGTCCGCGGTTCACCCGGAATCCTATGATGTGGTCAAAGCCATTGCCGCGAAAAACGGCAAGCCGCTCGATGCCTTAATTGGCAACAGCGAGTTCCTGCGCGGTTTGAAAGCAGCCGACTACACCACAGCAGAAGTTGGCCTGCCGACTGTGACCGACATCATTCGCGAGCTGGACAAACCGGGCCGTGACCCGCGACCTGAGTTCAAGACGGCCACCTTTGCTGAAGGCATTCACGAAGTGAAAGATCTGGTACCGGGCATGGTGCTGGAAGGGGTGATCACCAATGTGACCAATTTCGGCGCCTTTGTGGATGTCGGTGTTCACCAGGACGGCCTGGTCCACATTTCGGCGCTGTCGGACAAATTCATCTCCGATCCGCGCGAAGTGGTCAAAGCCGGTGACGTAGTGAAAGTCAAAGTGATGGAAGTGGACCTGCAGCGCAAACGGATTGCTCTGTCGATGCGTCTGAGCGACGAGCCGGGCCAGGAAGCCAGCCACAAACCGCAGGGCGGCCAGCGTCAGGGCGATCAAACTCGCCGTGCGCCGCGCCAGCAGCGTGACCGACAGCCGGACAACAATGCCATGGGCGGTGCCTTTGCCGCGGCGTTTGCCAAAGCCAAGAAGTAA
- a CDS encoding response regulator transcription factor, with the protein MTGRQQQIAVLIMSGMTNKQIAQQLFISENTVKYHCKQLFGTYGVNTRTELACAVLKSGMVGERA; encoded by the coding sequence ATGACAGGAAGACAACAGCAAATCGCCGTTTTGATCATGTCAGGGATGACAAACAAGCAGATCGCACAACAACTGTTTATTTCAGAAAATACCGTGAAATATCACTGTAAACAGCTTTTTGGTACCTATGGGGTCAACACAAGAACTGAGTTGGCTTGTGCAGTTTTGAAATCAGGAATGGTGGGGGAGCGTGCCTGA
- a CDS encoding glycosyltransferase family 2 protein: protein MEFIRDLSLSETNRWIINYRMKTFSVTIIIKNEEDNILCCLASILEAANEIIIVDTGSTDSTLDLLKNLNCDKVKIFHFLWSDSFAEARNFALSKATSDWILVLDADETVDSADTIHPLLEELSRHNNHNLLLCPEIISNNGCNLKTNIRLFRNSVQNRYHGRVHEYIVPDLRKDQILSVPITFRHTGYSDDLLSKKDDRNLKLLNLQLTEEPENIRWKFFKSRYFPPSITSMEKKSLLTTVIHMGKQDMSQYENYVAGAYSELMAFLFNEGSGCELNRIVNEALSSLPDHTDAHYYQLLQQYDTAKTQFNAELASIERSLVDPKKMLERDVDHHSKYDLYQLISLVKYKSGNELDAMRIENTILNDVEVTFLHQELLSELKTFLTQS, encoded by the coding sequence ATGGAATTTATTCGCGATCTTTCTCTTTCCGAAACTAATAGATGGATTATAAATTATAGAATGAAAACGTTTAGCGTCACCATCATTATCAAAAATGAAGAAGACAACATCCTTTGCTGCCTTGCCAGTATTTTAGAAGCAGCCAATGAGATCATAATCGTGGATACCGGGAGTACAGACAGTACACTCGACCTGTTGAAAAACCTTAACTGCGATAAAGTAAAAATATTCCATTTTCTATGGTCAGACTCCTTCGCAGAAGCCAGGAATTTTGCACTCAGCAAAGCAACCAGTGATTGGATTCTGGTACTGGATGCGGATGAAACAGTGGATAGTGCTGACACAATTCATCCGCTCCTTGAAGAGCTCTCAAGACACAATAATCACAACTTACTGCTATGTCCTGAAATTATCAGTAACAATGGTTGCAACCTTAAAACCAACATCCGGTTATTTAGAAACTCAGTGCAAAACCGCTACCATGGCCGAGTCCACGAATACATTGTACCAGACTTAAGAAAAGACCAAATCCTTTCTGTTCCGATAACATTCAGACATACTGGTTACAGTGATGACTTACTTTCTAAGAAAGACGACAGAAATCTCAAGTTACTCAACTTGCAACTGACTGAAGAACCGGAAAATATTCGCTGGAAATTTTTCAAATCCAGATATTTCCCTCCATCAATTACATCGATGGAGAAAAAGAGCTTACTGACCACGGTAATTCACATGGGAAAGCAAGATATGAGTCAATATGAAAATTATGTTGCTGGTGCTTATTCTGAGCTCATGGCTTTTTTATTCAATGAAGGTTCTGGATGCGAACTGAATCGGATAGTTAATGAAGCGCTATCCTCACTCCCCGATCATACTGATGCACATTATTACCAATTACTGCAACAGTATGATACAGCCAAAACTCAATTCAATGCTGAGCTTGCATCCATTGAACGTAGCTTGGTCGATCCAAAAAAAATGCTCGAACGAGATGTCGATCATCATTCAAAATATGACTTATATCAGCTAATTAGCTTGGTGAAATACAAATCAGGAAACGAGCTAGATGCAATGCGAATAGAGAACACAATATTAAATGACGTCGAAGTGACTTTCCTCCATCAAGAGTTATTATCCGAGTTGAAGACCTTTTTAACTCAGAGTTAG
- a CDS encoding type II CAAX prenyl endopeptidase Rce1 family protein — MIKKHFYNTLEQDLKSLIRQVLLVKIMFVIAVIFMSVIKLIFIDTNQTVDALYNEDRTVISVFIYCLIETIFFFFILQNMCRFVFGDIYISAVIVTILFSLTHLLNSVANSLFTLGLGYIFCVLFEYFRIRFGNIISIIINLSYHFAWNLFAIFLFPKLIDGL, encoded by the coding sequence ATGATAAAAAAACATTTCTACAACACATTAGAACAAGATCTAAAATCACTCATAAGGCAAGTGTTACTAGTAAAGATTATGTTTGTAATAGCGGTTATTTTTATGTCGGTTATCAAGCTTATCTTCATTGACACAAATCAAACCGTTGACGCTCTGTACAATGAAGACAGGACAGTAATATCTGTTTTTATTTATTGTCTAATAGAAACCATTTTCTTCTTTTTTATATTACAAAACATGTGTCGTTTTGTTTTTGGTGACATCTATATTTCCGCAGTGATTGTCACCATATTGTTCTCATTAACCCACCTTTTAAACTCAGTCGCCAACTCATTATTCACACTTGGGTTAGGTTACATTTTTTGTGTCTTATTCGAGTATTTCAGAATCCGGTTTGGAAATATCATATCCATTATCATAAACTTATCTTACCATTTTGCATGGAATTTATTCGCGATCTTTCTCTTTCCGAAACTAATAGATGGATTATAA